One genomic window of Haloferax mediterranei ATCC 33500 includes the following:
- a CDS encoding presenilin family intramembrane aspartyl protease PSH, whose translation MSRRAYRGVALAALIFLVVQVGALALAPTFSELGYQTFDDPSNPTNSLVYIGAIIGMTAFMLAAFKYDLDQLIRGIIVFTSGLLSWYVFSAIIPSEPLAIGLSAAVAIALFVYPEWYVIDISGALMGAGAAGLFGISFGLLPSLVLLSVLAVYDAISVYKTKHMLDLAEGVMDLRIPVVLVIPTTFSYSLLDDDFARDANDVGENAADADAGNDAEDADAGDTDEERDPADRDAFFIGLGDAVMPTVMVASAAVFSEAPALGISALPVLNLPALLAMVGTFIGFAGLMWAVMKGRAHAGLPLLNGGAIGGYLIGAVIAGVPLVEALGLAQYL comes from the coding sequence ATGTCACGCCGCGCCTATCGAGGGGTCGCCCTCGCCGCCCTCATCTTCCTCGTCGTACAGGTGGGTGCGCTCGCCCTCGCTCCGACCTTTTCCGAACTCGGATACCAGACGTTCGACGACCCGTCAAACCCGACGAATAGCCTCGTCTACATCGGCGCGATTATCGGTATGACGGCGTTCATGCTCGCGGCGTTCAAATACGACCTCGACCAACTCATTCGCGGGATTATCGTCTTTACGAGCGGGTTGCTCTCGTGGTACGTCTTCTCGGCCATCATCCCGAGCGAACCCCTCGCAATCGGTCTCTCGGCGGCCGTCGCCATCGCGCTCTTCGTCTATCCCGAGTGGTACGTCATCGACATCTCGGGAGCGCTCATGGGCGCGGGCGCAGCAGGACTGTTCGGCATTAGTTTCGGACTGCTCCCGTCGCTCGTACTCCTATCGGTTCTCGCCGTCTACGACGCTATCAGCGTCTACAAGACGAAACACATGCTCGACCTCGCCGAAGGAGTGATGGACCTCCGAATTCCGGTCGTGCTCGTCATCCCGACGACCTTCTCGTACTCGCTCCTCGACGACGACTTCGCGCGCGATGCAAACGATGTCGGTGAGAATGCAGCGGACGCGGACGCCGGGAACGATGCGGAAGACGCAGACGCAGGAGACACAGACGAAGAACGCGACCCCGCCGACCGCGACGCGTTCTTCATCGGTCTCGGCGACGCGGTCATGCCGACGGTGATGGTCGCGTCGGCGGCGGTCTTCTCGGAAGCCCCGGCGCTCGGCATCTCGGCGCTTCCGGTGTTGAATTTGCCCGCACTGCTCGCCATGGTCGGGACGTTCATCGGCTTCGCCGGTCTCATGTGGGCCGTGATGAAAGGCCGCGCCCACGCCGGACTCCCGCTTCTCAACGGCGGAGCCATCGGCGGCTATCTCATCGGTG
- a CDS encoding H/ACA ribonucleoprotein complex subunit GAR1, with translation MRRIGTVSRTAQGLAIVRLGDDDQPDIGTMVVDESLSTVGRIVDVFGPVDRPYVAITADDGNPARLVGSKLYAR, from the coding sequence ATGCGACGAATCGGCACCGTCTCCCGAACGGCACAAGGACTCGCTATCGTTCGCCTCGGCGACGACGACCAACCGGACATCGGCACGATGGTTGTCGATGAATCGCTCTCGACAGTTGGCCGTATCGTCGACGTGTTCGGCCCGGTCGACCGTCCGTACGTCGCTATCACGGCTGACGACGGCAATCCAGCGCGACTCGTCGGCAGCAAACTTTACGCCCGCTGA
- the srp19 gene encoding signal recognition particle subunit SRP19, whose protein sequence is MVENVIYPAYLDASLSRSEGRRVSKSAAVEDPTVDEVAKAVQQVGYDAVIERDKQYSREFEPRGRVLVNNADDATKNDIVQAAAAYVDILRD, encoded by the coding sequence ATGGTCGAGAACGTCATCTACCCCGCCTACCTCGACGCCTCGCTTTCGCGTAGCGAGGGTCGGCGGGTCTCCAAGTCGGCAGCAGTCGAAGACCCGACCGTAGACGAAGTTGCGAAGGCCGTCCAGCAGGTCGGCTACGACGCGGTCATCGAACGAGACAAACAGTACTCCCGTGAGTTCGAGCCGCGCGGTCGCGTCCTCGTGAACAACGCCGACGACGCCACCAAAAACGACATCGTACAGGCCGCCGCCGCCTACGTCGACATCCTCCGCGACTGA